The Oncorhynchus masou masou isolate Uvic2021 chromosome 6, UVic_Omas_1.1, whole genome shotgun sequence genome has a window encoding:
- the LOC135542735 gene encoding RCC1 and BTB domain-containing protein 1-like isoform X2 — protein sequence MTSECPSGPTIWTGLERKTIAKLKAAACFLDDMERCFSVSGDSGGLTAPASPSPVSPVLTPTPPPRRARVRYPAMVDVGKWPLFTLLGAQEVSRIRQACVFGTSANEAIYITQDDEVFVFGLNCSNCLGTGDSQSTMVPKKLDFLRGKKVVSLSYGSGPHVLLATEGGEMFAWGHNGYSQLGNGTTNQGVSPILVSTNLQNKKITQVACGSHHSLALTHDGEVFAWGYNNCGQVGSGATANQPTPRRVTNCLQGKVVMGIACGQTSSMAVLDNGEVFGWGYNGNGQLGVGNNGNQLTPCRLAALQGLCVLQIASGYAHSLALTDEGLLYAWGANTYGQLGTGNKSNQLSPVHIMAEKERGEGERPTVGSKRTRENTEEAWHRETEIVEIAACHSTHTSACKTQSGQVYMWGQCRGQSIVLPHLTHFSCTDDVFACFATPSVMWRLLSMEHDDFLTVAQSLRKEFDSPETADLKFSVDGKYIHVHKAVLKIRCEHFRSMFQSHWTEDMKEVIEIDQFSYPVYRSFLEFLYTDNVDLPPEDAIGLLDLATSYCENRLKRLCQHIIKRGITVENAFSLLSAAVRYDAEDLEEFCFKFCVNHLTEVTQTAAFWQIDGNMLKEFICRASRCGAFKN from the exons TTTTCTTGATGATATGGAGCGATGCTTTAG TGTTAGCGGGGACAGTGGTGGCCTCACAgcccctgcttctccctcccctGTGTCCCCCGTCCTCACTCCGACCCCCCCACCGCGGAGAGCCAGAGTGAGGTACCCAGCCATGGTGGATGTGGGGAAGTGGCCCCTCTTCACCCTGCTGGGGGCTCAGGAGGTCTCCCGCATCAGGCAGGCCTGTGTCTTCGGAACCTCGGCCAACGAAGCCATCTACATCACCCAGGACGAtgag GTGTTTGTGTTTGGGCTGAACTGCAGTAACTGTCTGGGGACAGGAGACAGTCAGAGCACCATGGTCCCTAAGAAACTAGACTTCCTCCGAGGCAAGAAGGTGGTCAGTCTCAGCTATGGCAGTGGACCACACGTCTTACTGGCCACAGAAG GGGGAGAGATGTTTGCCTGGGGACACAATGGATACAGCCAGCTGGGCAACGGGACCACCAACCAGGGGGTGTCACCCATCCTGGTTTCAACCAACCTGCAGAACAAGAAAATAACACAAGTGGCCTGTGGGTCACATCACTCTCTGGCCCTGACACATGATGGAGAG GTGTTTGCGTGGGGTTATAACAACTGTGGCCAGGTGGGTTCAGGTGCcacagccaaccagccaaccccCCGCAGGGTGACCAACTGCCTGCAGGGTAAAGTGGTGATGGGCATCGCCTGTGGACAGACCTCCTCCATGGCTGTGCTCGACAATGGGGAG gtgttTGGCTGGGGCTACAATGGGAATGGCCAGCTGGGAGTGGGCAACAACGGTAACCAGCTGACCCCCTGTCGCCTGGCAGCCCTCCAGGGTCTCTGTGTACTACAA ATCGCGTCAGGCTACGCCCACTCCCTGGCTCTAACCGACGAGGGCCTGCTGTATGCCTGGGGGGCTAACACCTACGGACAGCTAGGTACTGGCAACAAGAGCAACCAGCTCAGTCCTGTACACATCATGGCTGAGAAGGAGAG gggagagggagagaggcccaCCGTAGGCAGCAAAAGGACAAGGGAAAACACTGAAGAGGcgtggcacagagagacaga GATAGTGGAGATCGCGGCGTgccactccacacacacatctGCCTGTAAGACCCAGAGCGGCCAGGTGTACATGTGGGGCCAGTGTAGGGGTCAGTCCATCGTGCTGCCACACCTCACACACTTCTCCTGCACTGACGACGTCTTCGCCTGCTTCGCTACGCCGTCTGTCATGTGGAGGCTACTCTCCATGG AGCATGATGACTTCCTGACTGTGGCCCAGTCTCTGAGGAAAGAGTTCGACAGCCCTGAGACGGCCGACCTCAAGTTCAGTGTGGACGGGAAATACATCCACGTACACAAGGCCGTGCTCAAGATCCG GTGTGAACACTTCCGCTCCATGTTCCAGTCCCACTGGACAGAGGACATGAAGGAGGTGATTGAGATCGACCAGTTCTCCTACCCTGTCTACCGCTCCTTCTTGGAGTTCCTCTACACTGACAACGTAGACCTGCCCCCAGAGGATGCCATCG GCCTGTTGGACCTGGCCACATCCTACTGTGAGAACCGTCTGAAACGTCTGTGTCAACACATCATCAAGAGAGGCATCACCGTGGAGAAcgccttctctctgctctctgccgcCGTGCGATACGACGCTGAG GACCTGGAGGAGTTCTGCTTCAAGTTCTGTGTGAACCACCTGACAGAGGTGACCCAGACTGCAGCCTTCTGGCAGATCGATGGCAACATGCTCAAAGAGTTCATCTGCAGAGCCAGCCGCTGTGGGGCCTTCAAAAACTGA
- the LOC135542735 gene encoding RCC1 and BTB domain-containing protein 1-like isoform X1: MTSECPSGPTIWTGLERKTIAKLKAAACFLDDMERCFSVSGDSGGLTAPASPSPVSPVLTPTPPPRRARVRYPAMVDVGKWPLFTLLGAQEVSRIRQACVFGTSANEAIYITQDDEVFVFGLNCSNCLGTGDSQSTMVPKKLDFLRGKKVVSLSYGSGPHVLLATEGGEMFAWGHNGYSQLGNGTTNQGVSPILVSTNLQNKKITQVACGSHHSLALTHDGEVFAWGYNNCGQVGSGATANQPTPRRVTNCLQGKVVMGIACGQTSSMAVLDNGEVFGWGYNGNGQLGVGNNGNQLTPCRLAALQGLCVLQIASGYAHSLALTDEGLLYAWGANTYGQLGTGNKSNQLSPVHIMAEKERGEGERPTVGSKRTRENTEEAWHRETDRIVEIAACHSTHTSACKTQSGQVYMWGQCRGQSIVLPHLTHFSCTDDVFACFATPSVMWRLLSMEHDDFLTVAQSLRKEFDSPETADLKFSVDGKYIHVHKAVLKIRCEHFRSMFQSHWTEDMKEVIEIDQFSYPVYRSFLEFLYTDNVDLPPEDAIGLLDLATSYCENRLKRLCQHIIKRGITVENAFSLLSAAVRYDAEDLEEFCFKFCVNHLTEVTQTAAFWQIDGNMLKEFICRASRCGAFKN; the protein is encoded by the exons TTTTCTTGATGATATGGAGCGATGCTTTAG TGTTAGCGGGGACAGTGGTGGCCTCACAgcccctgcttctccctcccctGTGTCCCCCGTCCTCACTCCGACCCCCCCACCGCGGAGAGCCAGAGTGAGGTACCCAGCCATGGTGGATGTGGGGAAGTGGCCCCTCTTCACCCTGCTGGGGGCTCAGGAGGTCTCCCGCATCAGGCAGGCCTGTGTCTTCGGAACCTCGGCCAACGAAGCCATCTACATCACCCAGGACGAtgag GTGTTTGTGTTTGGGCTGAACTGCAGTAACTGTCTGGGGACAGGAGACAGTCAGAGCACCATGGTCCCTAAGAAACTAGACTTCCTCCGAGGCAAGAAGGTGGTCAGTCTCAGCTATGGCAGTGGACCACACGTCTTACTGGCCACAGAAG GGGGAGAGATGTTTGCCTGGGGACACAATGGATACAGCCAGCTGGGCAACGGGACCACCAACCAGGGGGTGTCACCCATCCTGGTTTCAACCAACCTGCAGAACAAGAAAATAACACAAGTGGCCTGTGGGTCACATCACTCTCTGGCCCTGACACATGATGGAGAG GTGTTTGCGTGGGGTTATAACAACTGTGGCCAGGTGGGTTCAGGTGCcacagccaaccagccaaccccCCGCAGGGTGACCAACTGCCTGCAGGGTAAAGTGGTGATGGGCATCGCCTGTGGACAGACCTCCTCCATGGCTGTGCTCGACAATGGGGAG gtgttTGGCTGGGGCTACAATGGGAATGGCCAGCTGGGAGTGGGCAACAACGGTAACCAGCTGACCCCCTGTCGCCTGGCAGCCCTCCAGGGTCTCTGTGTACTACAA ATCGCGTCAGGCTACGCCCACTCCCTGGCTCTAACCGACGAGGGCCTGCTGTATGCCTGGGGGGCTAACACCTACGGACAGCTAGGTACTGGCAACAAGAGCAACCAGCTCAGTCCTGTACACATCATGGCTGAGAAGGAGAG gggagagggagagaggcccaCCGTAGGCAGCAAAAGGACAAGGGAAAACACTGAAGAGGcgtggcacagagagacaga caGGATAGTGGAGATCGCGGCGTgccactccacacacacatctGCCTGTAAGACCCAGAGCGGCCAGGTGTACATGTGGGGCCAGTGTAGGGGTCAGTCCATCGTGCTGCCACACCTCACACACTTCTCCTGCACTGACGACGTCTTCGCCTGCTTCGCTACGCCGTCTGTCATGTGGAGGCTACTCTCCATGG AGCATGATGACTTCCTGACTGTGGCCCAGTCTCTGAGGAAAGAGTTCGACAGCCCTGAGACGGCCGACCTCAAGTTCAGTGTGGACGGGAAATACATCCACGTACACAAGGCCGTGCTCAAGATCCG GTGTGAACACTTCCGCTCCATGTTCCAGTCCCACTGGACAGAGGACATGAAGGAGGTGATTGAGATCGACCAGTTCTCCTACCCTGTCTACCGCTCCTTCTTGGAGTTCCTCTACACTGACAACGTAGACCTGCCCCCAGAGGATGCCATCG GCCTGTTGGACCTGGCCACATCCTACTGTGAGAACCGTCTGAAACGTCTGTGTCAACACATCATCAAGAGAGGCATCACCGTGGAGAAcgccttctctctgctctctgccgcCGTGCGATACGACGCTGAG GACCTGGAGGAGTTCTGCTTCAAGTTCTGTGTGAACCACCTGACAGAGGTGACCCAGACTGCAGCCTTCTGGCAGATCGATGGCAACATGCTCAAAGAGTTCATCTGCAGAGCCAGCCGCTGTGGGGCCTTCAAAAACTGA